In Hevea brasiliensis isolate MT/VB/25A 57/8 chromosome 13, ASM3005281v1, whole genome shotgun sequence, a single genomic region encodes these proteins:
- the LOC110669671 gene encoding 40S ribosomal protein S20-1, producing the protein MAAAYGAMKPTKAGLEESQEQIHKIRITLSSKNVKNLEKVCADLVRGAKDKRLRVKGPVRMPTKVLHITTRKSPCGEGTNTWDRFELRVHKRVIDLFSSPEVVKQITSITIEPGVEVEVTIADS; encoded by the exons ATGGCAGCAGCATACGGAGCTATGAAGCCAACAAAGGCGGGGTTGGAGGAGTCCCAAGAGCAGATTCACAAGATCAGGATCACACTCTCCTCCAAGAATGTCAAAAACCTTGAAAAAG TCTGTGCCGATTTGGTTCGTGGTGCTAAGGACAAGCGATTAAGAGTCAAGGGACCAGTGAGAATGCCCACCAAGGTTCTTCACATTACCACTAGGAAGTCTCCTTGTGGTGAAG GAACCAACACCTGGGACAGATTTGAGCTTCGGGTCCACAAGCGAGTTATTGACCTGTTTAGTTCCCCTGAGGTGGTCAAACAGATAACTTCCATTACAATTGAACCTGGTGTTGAGGTGGAAGTTACAATCGCTGATTCTTAA
- the LOC110669646 gene encoding UDP-glucuronate 4-epimerase 2 produces MDKPLYINRFRYHFSITKLVFWTCIFLGLILLFFLHSPHSSSSSSQRRFLADPDWEIRVIKSGKPRSRAGGLKVLVTGAAGFVGTHVCAALRRRGNGVVGLDNFNAYYDPSLKQARRSLLERADVFIVDGDINNPTLLKKLFDLVQFTHVMHLAAQAGVRYAMKNPASYVHSNVAGFVSLLEVCKSANPQPAIVWASSSSVYGLNTKVPFSEKDRTDQPSSLYAATKKAGEEIAHTYNHIYGLSITGLRFFTVYGPWGRPDMAYFSFTKDILKRKPITIFEGPDHFSVARDFTYIDDIVKGCLGALDTAKKSTGSGGVKKGPAQLRVFNLGNTSPVPVNKLVNILEKLLKVKAKKIVLPMPANGDVLFTHANISLAQRELGYKPTTDLQTGLKKFVRWYLDYYTRSGKKSNV; encoded by the coding sequence ATGGACAAACCCTTATACATTAATCGCTTTCGTTACCATTTTTCAATCACCAAACTCGTCTTCTGGACCTGCATTTTCCTTGGCCTTATCCTCCTCTTCTTCCTACACTCCCctcattcttcttcttcctcctcccaACGCCGCTTTCTGGCCGATCCCGATTGGGAGATCCGGGTGATCAAATCGGGAAAGCCCAGGTCTCGAGCAGGCGGCCTCAAAGTTCTTGTCACTGGGGCTGCTGGATTCGTCGGCACCCACGTCTGTGCGGCATTGCGCCGCCGTGGGAACGGCGTAGTTGGCCTTGACAATTTTAATGCCTACTATGACCCTTCTTTGAAGCAAGCCCGTCGCTCCCTCTTAGAACGCGCAGACGTATTTATTGTGGATGGGGATATCAATAACCCTACTCTGTTAAAGAAGCTCTTTGATTTGGTTCAATTCACTCACGTAATGCACCTTGCAGCCCAAGCAGGGGTCCGTTACGCGATGAAAAACCCCGCATCATATGTTCACAGCAATGTTGCTGGTTTTGTTAGTCTACTCGAGGTCTGCAAGTCAGCAAATCCCCAGCCTGCAATTGTGTGGGCGTCTTCCAGTTCTGTCTATGGACTCAATACTAAAGTTCCCTTCTCGGAAAAAGATCGAACGGATCAGCCGTCGAGTCTATATGCTGCTACCAAGAAGGCTGGTGAGGAAATTGCACACACTTATAATCATATCTACGGTTTATCAATCACTGGTTTGCGGTTTTTCACTGTTTATGGTCCCTGGGGGCGACCTGATATGGCTTATTTCTCTTTTACAAAAGATATATTGAAAAGAAAGCCAATAACGATTTTTGAGGGGCCTGATCATTTCTCTGTGGCAAGGGATTTTACATACATTGATGATATAGTAAAGGGTTGCTTGGGTGCATTGGACACTGCAAAGAAGAGTACTGGAAGTGGTGGGGTTAAGAAGGGACCTGCCCAATTGAGAGTGTTTAATCTTGGAAATACTTCGCCTGTGCCGGTTAACAAGCTTGTGAATATATTGGAGAAGCTGTTGAAGGTTAAGGCCAAGAAAATCGTGCTGCCAATGCCCGCAAATGGTGATGTGTTGTTTACTCATGCGAATATCAGCTTGGCGCAGAGGGAGCTTGGGTACAAGCCAACCACTGATTTGCAAACGGGGTTGAAGAAATTTGTGCGGTGGTATTTGGATTACTACACACGATCAGGGAAGAAAAGTAATGTGTAA
- the LOC110669554 gene encoding chloride conductance regulatory protein ICln, with product MLRGLRQFTERRGDGAGEPVLNTDNGEEIMHVQPSVAIVIGNRSPESPGTLYISTKKVVWLSDVDRAKGYAVDFLSLSLHAVSRDPEAYPSPCIYTQIETEDDGDESDNSDSENNEVLDLSKVTEMRLVPSDPSQLDNLFQIFCECAELNPEPVDEDDEEGNNWVFSTDQMANDAADEEDSEWHFSQNPTSSIGHSNGDHDVARRVLELQINDQRFEDPEETEQDSDSGH from the exons ATGTTGCGAGGGCTCAGACAATTCACTGAAAGAAGAGGAGACGGTGCCGGAGAACCAGTTCTCAACACCGACAATGGCGAGGAGATTATGCACGTCCAGCCCAGCGTTGCCATCGTCATAGGCAACCGCTCCCCAGAATCACCCGGCACTCTCTATATCTCCACtaa GAAAGTGGTGTGGTTGAGTGATGTGGATAGGGCAAAAGGTTATGCGGTTGATTTCTTGTCTCTGTCTCTGCATGCAGTATCAAGGGATCCAGAGGCTTACCCCTCTCCTTGCATATACactcag ATCGAGACAGAAGATGATGGAGATGAGTCAGATAattcagattcagaaaataatgaGGTGTTGGACTTATCAAAAGTCACCGAGATGAGGCTTGTCCCTTCAGATCCCAGCCAAT TGGATAATCTGTTTCAGATATTTTGTGAGTGTGCTGAGCTAAATCCTGAACCGGTTGATG AGGATGATGAAGAAGGGAACAATTGGGTTTTTAGTACTGATCAGATGGCAAATGATGCTGCAG ATGAGGAAGATTCTGAATGGCATTTCTCCCAAAATCCTACAAGCTCAATTGGTCATTCAAATGGGGATCATGACGTAGCACGCAGAGTGCTTGAG CTTCAAATCAATGATCAACGGTTTGAAGATCCAGAAGAGACGGAACAGGACAGTGACAGTGGCCATTAG